From a single Larimichthys crocea isolate SSNF chromosome XIII, L_crocea_2.0, whole genome shotgun sequence genomic region:
- the LOC113747205 gene encoding coagulation factor XI-like, translating into MATLLTLVGLLFLCGLSLSNGCRRELLVNVDFPGQDITILFSPDAEHCQQLCTQHSSCRFFSFIRPDSTRTSNFYCYLKSSSSGQPNVQKAILGITSGYSLKPCYPDPLPCLPHVYHDVDFPGADFRTLFTADYEECQKACTSDPACQFFAFLTHTFPDPKVRYKCYLKVRFFTLGITRHGSVISGFSHRVHTTQNFNTDCCVRSLIVLFYTACEGKLFPNTDITMHSINVPLAASPEHCQALCSAHPLCASFTYVSADFKCHMKGSTQEMITRAVNGFTSGLPARFCQLDNKWLKKNYAGINFPHNDIRSFVVDNVETCQRTCTEDPNCQFFSYVANKPPARNLCYLKRVITMPAPPRIIKLANIVSGFSLKNCHYKVIV; encoded by the exons ATGGCAACTCTTCTCACTTTAGTGGGGCTGctcttcctctgtggtctcTCTCTAAGCAACG gaTGTAGACGGGAACTTCTGGTGAATGTAGATTTTCCAGGACAGGACATAACAATTCTCTTCTCTCCTGATGCCGAGCACTGTCAGCAACTGTGCACCCAGCACTCCTCCTGTCGCTTCTTCAGTTTTATCCGGCCTGACTCGACCAGAACTAG CAATTTCTACTGCTACCTCAAATCCAGCTCCTCTGGACAGCCCAATGTTCAGAAAGCCATACTGGGAATCACCTCTGGCTATTCGCTCAAACCCTGCTACCCAGACCCAC TGCCTTGTCTGCCTCATGTGTACCATGACGTGGACTTCCCGGGGGCAGACTTCAGAACCTTGTTCACAGCAGACTATGAGGAGTGTCAGAAAGCCTGCACAAGTGATCCTGCCTGTCAGTTCTTTGCTTTTCTCACACATACCTTTCCAGATCCAAAAGTCAG gTATAAGTGCTACcttaaagtcagatttttcacACTTGGAATAACTCGACATGGTTCTGTAATATCTGGATTCTCTCATAGAGTACATACAACTCAAAACTTTAACACAG ACTGTTGTGTGCGTTCTCTAATTGTACTGTTTTATACAGCATGTGAGGGCAAGCTGTttccaaacactgacatcacaatGCACAGCATCAATGTTCCGCTTGCTGCCTCTCCTGAACACTGTCAGGCATTGTGCTCTGCTCATCCACTCTGCGCCTCCTTTACATACGTCAG TGCCGATTTTAAGTGTCACATGAAGGGCAGTACACAAGAAATGATCACGAGAGCTGTCAATGGATTCACATCTGGGTTACCAGCACGCTTCTGTCAGCTGGATAACA AATGGCTGAAGAAAAATTATGCAGGAATAAATTTCCCGCATAACGACATTCGCTCTTTCGTGGTGGATAACGTTGAGACATGCCAGAGAACCTGTACTGAGGATCCCAACTGCCAGTTCTTTAGCTACGTCGCTAACAAGCCCCCTGCCAG GAACCTCTGCTATCTTAAGCGTGTCATCACCATGCCTGCTCCTCCGAGAATTATCAAATTGGCCAATATTGTGTCTGGATTCTCCCTGAAGAACTGTCACTATAAAGTCATTGTTTGA
- the LOC104920445 gene encoding coagulation factor XI, whose amino-acid sequence MATLLTLVGLLCFCGLSLSNGCKRELLVNVDFPGQDITRLFSPDTKHCQQLCTQHSSCRFFSFIRSDWTKDKSQFFCHLKGSHTGQPKVQKHVVGITSGFSLKSCHPDPLPCLPHVYHDVDFYGADFRSLFTADYEECQRACTSDPTCQFFTFLTHTFPASKYRYKCHLKFSSTVPGSPVIVRTGPVISGFSHSIGDISKKCSTACEGKLFPNTDITMHSINVPLAASPEHCQALCSAHPLCTSFTYVSADFKCHMKGSTQELITRPRKGFTSGLPVRFCHLHNKWLKKIYAGINFPHNDIRHFQSYNFGTCQKTCTADPNCQFFSYVTDKSPARRLCFLKRVITMPAPPRITKLANAVSGFSLKNCH is encoded by the exons ATGGCAACTCTTCTCACTTTAGTGGGGCTGCTCTGCTTCTGTGGTCTCTCTCTAAGCAACG gaTGTAAACGGGAACTTCTGGTGAATGTAGATTTTCCAGGACAGGACATAACACGTCTCTTCTCTCCTGACACCAAGCACTGTCAGCAACTGTGCACCCAGCACTCCTCCTGTCGCTTCTTCAGTTTTATCCGGTCTGACTGGACCAAAGATAAGAG CCAATTCTTCTGCCACCTCAAAGGCAGCCACACTGGACAGCCTAAAGTTCAGAAACATGTAGTGGGAATCACCTCTGGCTTTTCTCTCAAATCGTGTCACCCAGACCCAC TGCCTTGTCTGCCTCATGTGTACCATGACGTGGACTTCTACGGGGCAGACTTCAGAAGCTTGTTCACAGCAGACTATGAGGAGTGTCAGAGAGCCTGCACAAGTGATCCTACCTGTCAGTTCTTTACTTTTCTCACACATACCTTTCCAGCTTCAAAGTACAG gTATAAGTGCCACCTTAAATTCAGCTCTACCGTGCCTGGGTCACCTGTAATAGTTCGAACTGGTCCTGTAATATCTGGATTCTCTCACAGTATAGGAGACATATCTAAAAAATGTAGCACAG CATGTGAGGGCAAGCTGTttccaaacactgacatcacaatGCACAGCATCAATGTTCCACTTGCTGCCTCTCCTGAACACTGTCAGGCATTGTGCTCTGCTCATCCACTCTGCACCTCCTTTACATACGTCAG cgctgattttaaatgtcacatgaaGGGCAGTACACAAGAATTAATCACCCGACCTAGAAAGGGATTCACATCTGGGTTACCTGTGCGCttctgtcatctgcataaca AATGGCTGAAGAAAATTTATGCAGGAATAAATTTCCCGCATAACGACATTCGACATTTCCAGTCGTACAACTTTGGGACATGCCAGAAAACCTGTACCGCGGATCCCAACTGCCAGTTCTTCAGCTATGTAACTGACAAGTCCCCTGCCAG GCGCCTCTGCTTCCTTAAGCGTGTTATCACCATGCCTGCTCCTCCGAGAATTACCAAATTGGCCAATGCTGTGTCTGGATTCTCCCTGAAGAACTGTCACTAA